A window of the Chaetodon trifascialis isolate fChaTrf1 chromosome 9, fChaTrf1.hap1, whole genome shotgun sequence genome harbors these coding sequences:
- the LOC139335932 gene encoding multidrug and toxin extrusion protein 1-like, with translation MADMERSSDKLFCCRWVRHRVPQAHREELYHILRMTGPLLLSRILNFLLPFVVTMFCGRLGNKVMAGYGLASATINITTAATGCGLGLACDTLVSQTFGGKNLLQVGVILQRGIIILLLFCLPCWGLLINAEAVLLCMGQDPEVARIAQLYMQAFLPGVPAMFLHQLQVSYLQNQGIILPQMYTAAMANMANVVTNYVFLYWLDLGVSGSAAANTLSQIYICAFLFAYIWWKKLHVTTWGGWCIESLQEWGSYMKLALPSTLMTCFEWWVYEFGSFFAGMLSEDELAAQHAVIMVAFITYMFPLGIQAAACARVGNALGAGDTARAILTCKMSLTLAGTFAVVEGLVLGSTKTVIGFIFTSDEKIVILVSQLMNAYCFLQFFDGLVCVCTGIFLGTGKQKIPAVANFIGYYCIGLPLSVTLMFVAKLRVLGFWLGLFICCIVQSTFYIIVIFKLNWKRMTEEAVKRAQKNSHMTLLSTAALSDAADNNTAEQTAAKGSPLDGYTSVSTKDHNGSMETQGGHVVQQWTGGRLSTTQLILRRGLTMFAAVALLAVGVSAHFLVPLPETLRSEANITSDWINTTNTPDQIFSTVLVPVQDT, from the exons ATGGCCG ACATGGAGAGGTCCAGTGACAAgcttttctgctgcaggtggGTGCGCCACAGGGTTCCCCAGGCCCACAGAGAGGAACTGTACCACATCCTCAGGATGACAGGGCCGCTG CTGCTCTCTCGAATCCTCAATTTCCTGCTTCCATTCGTGGTCACAATGTTCTGTGGGCGGCTCGGAAACAAAGTGATGGCTGGCTATGGATTAGCTTCTGCT ACCATCAATATTACCACTGCAGCAACAGGTTGTGGTCTGGGGCTGGCATGTGATACTTTGGTATCTCAG ACGTTTGGTGGCAAGAACCTGCTGCAGGTGGGAGTGATCCTTCAGCGGGGCatcatcatcctgctgctgttctgccTGCCCTGCTGGGGTCTCCTCATTAATGCTGAGGCCGTCCTGTTATGCATGGGCCAGGACCCCGAGGTGGCGAG AATAGCCCAGCTGTATATGCAAGCCTTCCTTCCAGGTGTACCA gCAATGTTTCTGCACCAGCTTCAGGTGTCGTATCTGCAGAACCAG GGTATAATATTGCCACAAATGTACACTGCTGCCATGGCAAACATGGCGAATGTTGTGACAAACTACGTCTTTCTTTACTGGCTGGATCTGGGTGTTAG CGGATCTGCAGCAGCCAATACTCTGTCTCAGAtttacatctgtgcttttctgttTGCTTACATTTGGTGGAAGAAGCTCCATGTAACAACATGGGGAG gCTGGTGCATAGAATCACTGCAGGAGTGGGGCTCCTATATGAAACTGGCCCTTCCCAGCACATTAATGACGTGTTTTGAGTGGTGGGTTTATGAGTTTGGGAGCTTCTTTGCAG GGATGCTGAGTGAAGATGAGCTGGCAGCCCAGCATGCTGTGATAATGGTGGCTTTCATAACCTACATG TTCCCTCTTGGTATTCAAGCTGCAGCATGTGCCCGAGTGGGAAATGCTCTGGGTGCAGGAGACACTGCCCGGGCGATCCTCACCTGCAAGATGTCACTCACTCTCGCCG GCACTTTTGCAGTGGTTGAAGGTCTTGTGCTTGGCTCCACTAAAACCGTGATTGGCTTCATCTTCACCTCTGACGA GAAGATTGTTATTCTGGTCTCCCAGCTGATGAACGCTTACTGTTTCCTTCAGTTCTTTGATGGTCTTGTG tgtgtgtgcacaggcatCTTCCTGGGCACGGGCAAACAGAAGATACCAGCTGTGGCTAATTTCATTGGCTACTACTGCATAGGACTGCCACTGAGTGTTACTTTAATGTTTGTTGCAAAACTGAGAGTGTTAG GTTTTTGGCTGGGACTGTTCATTTGTTGCATCGTACAATCCACCTTCTACATCATTGTCATCTTCAAGCTGAACTGGAAGAGAATGACAGAGGAG gCTGTGAaacgagctcagaaaaacagtcaCATGACATTATTAAGCACAGCCGCCCTGTCAGACGCTGCAGATAACAACACTGCTGAGCAGACTGCAGCTAAAGGGAGT CCACTGGACGGCTACACGTCTGTGAGCACCAAGGACCATAATGGGAGCATGGAGACACAGGGTGGACATGTGGTCCAGCAGTGGACGGGTGGTCGTCTCTCCACCACCCAGCTGATCCTCAGACGAGGCCTCACTATGTTTGCAGCTGTTGCACTACTGGCTGTGGGAGTGAGTGCGCACTTCCTCGTGCCCTTGCCAGAGACTCTGCGTTCAGAGGCCAACATTACTTCGGACTGGATCAATACTACAAATACTCCTGATCAAATTTTCTCCACTGTGCTGGTCCCAGTACAAGACACCTGA